The stretch of DNA CCTCGAGACCGGCGGCGTCCACCGCCACCGCGCGGCCCGCCCGCAGCGAGAGCAGCGCCGCACCGAGCGCGCCGAGCGAGGCGTGGTGCGGCGGCACCGTCAGCTCCGGGTAGTGGCGCTGGAAGGCGCGGACCTGCAGCGGGTTGGAGGCGACGCCGCCGATGAAGACCAGCGGCGGCTGCAGGGAGCGGGGCCCGACGATGGTGCTGATGAAGTTCGCCGCGCTGCCCTCGTGCAGGCCGGCGACGATGTTCGCGAGCGGCTCCCCCTTGTTCTGCAGGTGGATCATGTCGGACTTCGTGAAGACCGTGCAGCGGCAGGCCACGGGCGCGGGGCGCTCGCTCGAGAGCCCCTCGCGGATGAAGGCCGCGAGCACCGCCTCCAGGCGCCCCTGGTCCGCCTGCGCCGCCGGCGCGATGAGGGTGGCGGCGAGCCGCTCCGCCTGCTGGTCGATGAACGAGCCGGTCCCCGAGGCGCAGGGGCCGTTCATCGCGAAGTGCTCCAGCCGCCAGCGCGGGCCGTCCCAGGCGAGCGCGAAGAGCGCCGCGTCCTGGCCGCCGATCGCGAGGATCGTGCGCACGCCGGGGGCGACGTGGGCCGCGCCGACGATCTGCGCGACGGTCTCGGGCTCCCACGGGGCCCCCAGCCGCGCGGCGATCTCCTGCCCGTGCGCGCCCGTGAAGGTGACCGATGGCAGACAGGCCGTGCCGAAGCGCGCCCGCACCGCGGCGAGCGCCTCGCGCACCGCCTGGACCGTCCTGCCGAAGTGGCGGCGGTACGGCTCCTCGTGGACAAGGGTACCCGCGGCGTCGAGGGCGACGCAGTTGACGCTGACCGAGCCGGCGTCGATGCCGACGGCTGCCGGTGCGCCCGGTTGTTCGCTGGGAGTCCGATCCACGATGGCTGCTTTTCGTGCCGGTTTGCGCGTAGACTAGCAATCATGGAGGCCGGAAGCAAGTTCCGCGGGCCCGCCGGGGTGCTGGCGTGAGCGGCGGCATCTCCTACGGCGCCGCCTTTCTCGGCGGGCTCGTGTCCTTCGTCAGCCCCTGCGTGCTGCCGCTGATGCCCGGGTACCTCAGCTACATCTCCGGTCTCTCCTTCGAGGAGCTCGAGCGGCTGCCGCCCGGGGCGCACCTGGGGCGGACGCTGCGCCACGCCGCGATCTTCGCCAGCGGCTTCACCGCCGTCTTCGTCGCGCTCGGCCTCACGGCGACGACGCTCGGCGCCTTCCTCGGCACGCACGCCGTGGCGCTACGCCGCGTCGCGGGCGCCCTGATCTTCATCTTCGGGCTGCAGGTCTCCGGGGTGCTGCGCCTGGGCTTCCTCTACCGCGAGCGGCGCTTCGAGGTCCATCACCACCGGGTCGGCACGGTCCGCAGCCTGCTGCTGGGGATGGCCTTCGCGTTCGGCTGGACGCCCTGCGTCGGCCCCATCCTCTTCTCGGTGCTCTCCTACGCGGCCGGCGCGGGCACCGCCGCCACGGGGGCGCTGCTGCTGCTGAGCTACTCCCTGGGCCTGGCGGCCCCGTTCCTCCTCGCGGCGGCGGCGACCTCGTACTCCTTCCGGATCATCGGGCACAGCGGCCGGTGGCTGCGGCCGGTGCAGGTCGCGGCGGGAATCGTCATGATGGCGATGGGGCTGGCGCTGATCACGGGGGTCTTCGAGCGGCTCAACCTCCTGCTCACCGGCTTCTTCTCCTGAGGGCAGGCCGCCGATAAGGGCCCATTTGCGGCGTTGCTCTCCTCCCGCCTCCCTGAGGCGGGCACGAGCCCGCCTCAGTCGCCGGATCGTCGGGCGCCTTGCATCTGGACCCTTCTCGACGGCCTGCCAATCCACAATGTGATGAGCAAGTCGGCCTGGGACAGAGCGGGGGCGGGGCGGTGACGGGCGGACGCATGTGGAGCGCGAGGGCACCTGGGCGGCCGGACCGGAGCGGCCCCGTCAGGGGCGAAACCTGTTGTCTGAGCCCCGGAGGGGCGAGTTACAGGTTTCGAGTGGAGGGCCGGACAGGCCCAGGTCGAGCGCGTAACTCAGCGGCCGCACGGCACCGCCCCGCACCGCTCTGGAACGGGCCAACCTTGTCAACAGGGCGACGGCCCGGGGGCGCCTGTGAACGGTCATAATGCGCCGGCCGCTTGCTGTGCTGGCTGAGTGTGGCCGGCGCATTGACAGTCGAGCAGCCGCTGAATGCTTTCGCGGATTGACGGCATCAGGGCGAGACGGAAGTGAACAGGCGCCGCCGGGTCGTGGCCCGGCACGGATGACGGCGGGAACGCGCGGCCGCCGGATTCCTATGGGCGTGAGGCGGGATTGTGGTACCGTGGGGCCACGCAAGGAGGAGACACCCATGGACATCGATGACCTGATCGCGGAGGGCCAGCGCCTGCTCTCCCAGACCAAGTTCGAGGAGGCCGCGGCGGCGTTCACCAGCGCGCTGGCGGCGACCCCCGACAACCCCACGCTGCTGGCCTCGCGCGGCGCCGCCCTGATCGCCCTCGGGCGCCACGACGAGGCGTTCGCGGACTTCGACCGCGCGGTCGCGCTCGCCCCCGACAACGCCCGCCTGTACTACCGCCGCGGCATGGGGCGCATGGCGCAGCAGCAGTTCGAGGCCGCGGTCGCGGACTTCACGAAGGCGATCGAGCGCGACCCCCAGTACGGGGTCGCCTTCTACAGCCGCGGCATGGCCTACGACTCGCTGGGCCGCGAGGAGGAGTCCCGCGAGGACCTGCGACGCTCGTGGGTCCTCGGGCAGGCGAAGCTCCAGGGAGAGCTGGACACCTACGGCATCATCCGCAGCGAGCTCGACAAGCCGCGTTAGTGCCGTGGAGGAGCGGCGCGACTTTCTCGTCATCGGCAGCGGCGTCGCCGGGCTCACCTTCGCGCTGAAGG from bacterium encodes:
- a CDS encoding tetratricopeptide repeat protein; this translates as MDIDDLIAEGQRLLSQTKFEEAAAAFTSALAATPDNPTLLASRGAALIALGRHDEAFADFDRAVALAPDNARLYYRRGMGRMAQQQFEAAVADFTKAIERDPQYGVAFYSRGMAYDSLGREEESREDLRRSWVLGQAKLQGELDTYGIIRSELDKPR
- a CDS encoding BadF/BadG/BcrA/BcrD ATPase family protein translates to MDRTPSEQPGAPAAVGIDAGSVSVNCVALDAAGTLVHEEPYRRHFGRTVQAVREALAAVRARFGTACLPSVTFTGAHGQEIAARLGAPWEPETVAQIVGAAHVAPGVRTILAIGGQDAALFALAWDGPRWRLEHFAMNGPCASGTGSFIDQQAERLAATLIAPAAQADQGRLEAVLAAFIREGLSSERPAPVACRCTVFTKSDMIHLQNKGEPLANIVAGLHEGSAANFISTIVGPRSLQPPLVFIGGVASNPLQVRAFQRHYPELTVPPHHASLGALGAALLSLRAGRAVAVDAAGLE
- a CDS encoding cytochrome c biogenesis protein CcdA, with the protein product MSGGISYGAAFLGGLVSFVSPCVLPLMPGYLSYISGLSFEELERLPPGAHLGRTLRHAAIFASGFTAVFVALGLTATTLGAFLGTHAVALRRVAGALIFIFGLQVSGVLRLGFLYRERRFEVHHHRVGTVRSLLLGMAFAFGWTPCVGPILFSVLSYAAGAGTAATGALLLLSYSLGLAAPFLLAAAATSYSFRIIGHSGRWLRPVQVAAGIVMMAMGLALITGVFERLNLLLTGFFS